In one Nicotiana sylvestris chromosome 8, ASM39365v2, whole genome shotgun sequence genomic region, the following are encoded:
- the LOC104212010 gene encoding CRIB domain-containing protein RIC10-like, with protein sequence MLIAFIYQNYLEEDNGKCSSKGRGISFHFSCPIFVYGINIAIIRFLAWVIIVSSMGNKMKGIFKGFKYISNIFATKERELEIGCPTDVKHVAHIGWDGPSGNAPSWINQFKKGPDFAAASIGHSGSALSPWTSQGVGETNRGQSTSEIYKDSPTNKKAHVHTKKQKRRKSKGTSSPNSSSSSSSKSSRAAKSRAKFVEGTVKPANIEVA encoded by the exons ATGCTTATTGCATTTATATATCAAAATTATTTGGAGGAAGATAATGGAAAATGCAGCAGCAAAGGAAGGGGAATTAGCTTTCATTTTTCCTGTCCCATCTTTGTGTATGGTATCAATATTGCTATAATAAG GTTTTTGGCTTGGGTTATTATAGTCTCTTCCATGGGAAACAAGATGAAGGGGATCTTCAAAGGATTCAAATATATATCTAATATTTTTG CAACAAAGGAGAGGGAGTTGGAGATTGGATGTCCAACTGATGTTAAACATGTGGCACATATTGGTTGGGATGGCCCCTCTGGCAATGCACCCAGTTGG ataaatcaatTCAAGAAAGGGCCTGATTTTGCAGCAGCTTCTATTGGTCATTCTGGTTCTGCCCTTTCTCCATGGACATCTCAAG GAGTTGGAGAGACAAATAGAGGGCAATCAACATCTGAGATTTACAAGGACAGTCCAACTAATAAGAAGGCTCATGTTCATACTAAGAAGCAGAAGAGGAGGAAATCCAAGGGAACTTCCTCTCCAAATTCAagttcatcttcttcgtcgaaaTCTTCAAGAGCAGCAAAATCCAGGGCTAAATTTGTTGAAGGAACTGTAAAACCAGCAAATATAGAAGTCGCATAA